GAGTCGTAACCAGGCGGCGCCATTCCAAGTAACAGTACACCGCTCGTCGCAATCCACGACTGGGCCGTGGTCGTGTATCCGGCAATTCCGGTACGATGGCCACGCTTACCACGCCTGGAGCTTCACGCTGCGGATAGTCCGGGTGGAAGTTGCTCAAAGCATACGCTCGCTTTACTCTGGTGCCGGGTACGCTCAAGGCCAGCCGCTCGAAGTCCAATTCGTTCACGGCGCGAGTCGGAGGAGCGACGGCCAGCACAGCGGGGTCGGGGATCTGATCGAGCGTCTTACAGCCATATTGTTCACAGAGAGTCTGCAACCGTTCGTGTGCCCAGAGGATTTCGACGGCTCGTCCGATAGCCTGGTACGTCGTTTCGGCCGCTGCACCGCTTGTCGCCGGGCCGAGTAAGCTGGCGATGCGCGTTAGCTGCGATAGTGTAGTCGGCGGTAACATTGCCAGGACTGGAGGGTTGAGTGGCGTGTCAGCCAGCTCCAATATCGTATTTTTGGGTAAATTTCCCTGGGTGGTTTGCGTGATTTGATATATGGCTAGTACAGGCGAACCGGATTTAGGGGTACAGCCACGTTGACCATCACCGAAAACGATTTCCCCATTCGTTGGATCGAGTGTGTAATGTAGATCTGTTCGCTGGGAACTATCGAAATCAGTGCACCGTTCCCACGCTTGCCATTGCAGGTTGCCGGATGCCTCCGCCAATGTGAAGAGTTGTGTGCTGCCGGCTACGATTGGCGTTAGGTTCAGCTTTTGCCATGTTTCACCTGTACCCTCGTCTAAATGGACCAGTTCCAATGCAATCGCACCCGGATCAGTAACTGTCGGGCCACCATAGCTGAGAACGCGCACATGCGGCCAGGTTTGTGCGTTGGGATTGAAGGTCAGCTCTGTAATCGTCCCCGTTGCGTCCAGGGTAAACGTCAGGCGGGTGACATCTCCGGATGTCGGAAGCGGGCCGTTCACCACTGATCCGGCGGCGATGGGAAAACGCTGCCAGGCCGGAGTCGCCTGTTCCACCTCTACACTGTTCAGGCCGACCTCGGCGATACGTGGTGCGTAGTCGTAGGCGCCGTGGGCCAAACGGCATCGCAGATAGTACAACTCTTTTTCCGCCTCGCCGAGGGCAACGGCTTTCATCGCCGACGGCAGCACGAATCGCAGCGTGCCGTCGAGAGTAAGCGTGCGTGTGTCATCCATTACTTGCCCTGATTCCGGGACGAGGGCTTGCCAAGAGCCGCCACCGTCTGCGGCGAAGAACTCCCACGTCAATCTCACCGAGTGGTGAGGTGGAAGCGGCGTTCCATCCACGTTTCCCCGAGTCCTTCCCCAGAGATCGCAGGGGGTTCCCGGCCTGAGTTGGCGATAAGCCCATTCTTGAGCGACTACCTCCTCGAGGATGCGAAGGCGTTCTTCGAGGTCGGTTTTATCAACGGCGAAGCGAAATCCGAGCGATATGGATTTTCCGTGCGGAAGGTTTTCGTCGAAACCCAGGTAAAAGGCTGCGCCTGTCCTTGGATTTGATCCGAAGGGTGCAATGGGCGATCCGGCTCGTAAAATACGCCAGCGATCGCGTATCCCTGTATCGGATTCAACTTGGAACGCGGCGAGTTTACTGGTGACGACCGTCAGGTCGCGTCGTAGATAAAAAGGTACAGTTCCCTTTGTCCCCTGGTTTGCCTCGAACACCGTTCCGGCCGGCAGCGTGAATGGCGCTGTACCGCTGTCGGGTTCAAACTTCAGTAGTGCTTGTGCTGGATGGGGAGGTCTGGGAATTACGCCGATCAGCGACAGGAATTTGCGCAGGTGTCGCTCGGGTACCTGGCTGAGTCGGTAAATGCTCATTTCGGCCAGCCAGGCAAACAACTCCATTAGCGTTATGCCCGGATCGTGAACGTTGTGATCGGTCCAGGATGGCGCGAAGCGTGGAATGAGAGATCGGCTCTCCTCCACCAAATCGGCCCAGCGGCGATCGTCAAGGTTGGGTAGTGGAAGTGGCATGATTACCTCTCGCTCGACTCGGGTGCGGACAATCGAATGTGGATCGTTCCGGCAGCGACCAGACGATTCGTTGGGACGGGCACGTGTTCTCCCTGGTTGGTTCCCCCGATCGAAAAACTCAGCTCTTTGACGTAATCCACGCCTTCCAGCGCTTCCAACATCGCCGCCAGATCGGAGAGATACACGTCGCGTCCAAATGGCCAACCTGTACCGTCGGGTCCACCGCTGAGCGGGTGCAGGAAGGCCTTCAAAGTTGCGCGCACGCGTTGCTCCACGATGCCGGCTTCTTGTATGTCGCAGGGTGCCACGGTTGTGGTCACCCCGACAAGCAGATAGGTTGGATCGGCGACATGGATGCCGGCGATGCCCGCCGGAGCACGGGCGGCAAGATATCGCTTCACTCGCCGTTTGAGTTCGGCCGAAGGTTGGGGCTGTGCGGCTTTGCTGCGGGGGACGATGATCACGCTGACCCAGCCGCGGGCGTAATTGCCGCTGGCATCAGTCGTCGGTAATGCCCGGGCAAGTGCCACGCCGGGCGAAGCTTCCTTCGCCAGCGATTCATAATCCAATGCCGATACCGCCCGCCAGCGGTGCCGTACCGCTTCCGGCCCGCGGTATCGTACGGCGGCGAGCGTTTCACCATCCGCACCGCCCTCAGCTGCACGGGGGTTGAAAACGCTTTGCGCCGGGAAAGCCAGGCCAAGCAGCTGTTTGATCGCCCGCGTTTTTACGTTACCGGTTTTTCCACCACCGGCTTGATAACGGCGGGCCAAGATGTTGTTGGCGCCTGCAGGCGGGATCTTGCCCAGGTTTCCATCCCCGAAGATTAAACGTCCGCGTGCTTGTTCGATCATGCAGTGGCGGTCGTCGGAACCGGAGAAGTACAGGTGAGGACGTACTTGCCAGCTAACCCAAACTTCATTGACTCGATCCGTGCGCTTGTCTTTCACGGTACGTACATCGTCTTCGGTTAGTCCTTGTTTTTCGAGTTCTTCGATCAGGAGGGGCAGTTCAACGTGGGCTCGTGCGCCCGACAATTCCCGTACTTCGATCTGTGCTCCCGCTAGAACCGGTGCCTGTTTGAAGAAAAATACCTGATCGGCCTGCTCGTTGCTCGACCCCATCACTTCATCGGTGAACGTCTGCCGTTCTGTGGCCCAAACAGCGTTGAGGTACAGGCCGGAGAACTTGGCGAACGGTGGTTCACCATCTTCCTTGAGGCGGGCACGCACCCAGGTGCGGGGTGTACCGAAACGAGGTAGATCGGATAACTGAATCTGCCCGCCTGAATAGGTATTCCCCAATGGTACGGCGAGCTGGATCGTGCTGCCTTTTACCGAGTCGACGATGGCCATTTCACCCGTTTTGTTCTGCTTGAGATAGACCCGATCTCCCGCCTCAAAGCGGGCGGCTTCCAACGCCTCCGTGACGACCACCTGGGCGCCGCTGGCTTTGCTGATGGTCGCCTCGCGGGGCGTAACGGCTGAGGTCTCGGCGATGAACGATACCATGCCGGGACGAGTGAGGTCCGCCGTTTCGTCGGTGACGGTCAACTCCTGCCAGGCCAATCCGTCCCACATCTCCCAGGTCAGTAAAGGAGTGGCTGTTTCGCCCTTTTCGTCGGCGATGTCGCAATAGAGACCGATCACGTCCACCGGGAGGGGCTTATCGAATCCCAGGTAGAGCGCCGGTGTGCGGTCGGAGATCGGCCGGAAAGGGGTGAAGCTGCTCCCACCGAGTGGAGTCTTGCTGTGTTCCACGTACTGGAAGTCGTTGTAACACAAGCAATACTGTGGCGGACTTTTCGTGATTGGGGTGTAGCTGTAGCCCAAGGAGAAGGACTCGAGCATCGGGGGGCGCGCTTCGAGGATTGGCAAAGCGTTGGTGCGCTTCTCTTGCTGGTCGTACCAGCTGACGATGCGCAAACGATCGTAGCTGCCCTTCGCCAGGCGTACACGCATCCAGCGCGTGGTGACCCCGTCAACCTCCTTGGCGACCCAGTCACTGGGAACCGTGAAGCTGATTTTGTTGTTGCTGTCAGTATCAGCCTTGAAGTTGATCGCCGCCTTGTCCCCCTTTGCCGGTCCGAGCAGGGCCTCCCATTGACTGCCGTTCCAGTATTCCCATGCCAGTTGTGGTCCGGTCACCTCGAAGGTCTTGCCCGAAGTGCTTAAGACGGCGGTCGTCGGCCCCAGTTTGGAGAGTGCGGTTAAAATCTTATTGGCACTATCCACCTCGTCCTTGATGTCCTGAATGTCGAATGAGGGTAGTAACACGGCAACAGGTGTGTTCGCCAGATTCCAAACGATCGCGATGGCATCTTGGACGTTTTTTACAGCCTCTTGTACTTTCTTGATCCGATCAATCAGACTATCCGTCGAAGTCTGACTCACTAGTTTCTTCCTGGCGTCGTCTAATTCTTTGTTTCTAGATTTGAGTAATATTGCGGCGTTCGGATTAAGGGCGTTGTATAGTTGTTGCCCTGCATCGTAGGCTACCTTGGCGGCTTTATCAGCGGCGTCCTGCAAGTATTTACGCGCTGCATCGACGCTGGCCTCGAACTGCTTGCTCTTGGCGTCGGCCTCCGTCTCCGGGAGTTCGGCTTTGGTAAAAGATATGCTTACCTGAGCGCCAGGTTTTGAGAAAGCCTCCTCGCAGGAGAAATAGAAGACGGCGCCGGGGCGGGGAGCCTGGCCCAGTGGCAGGAAGGCTTTGGTCAGATCCAATGAAGTGCCCTCGGACATCGCTTGATCGGCCTCGAGACTCTTTTGGTCGATTTTCGAAAGCAGCTCGATCTTCTCCAACTGCGGTAAGGTCGCGTTCGTTGCGGGTGTTAGTGGCTTGCTGAGTCGGCCGCGTACCCAATAGGCGTTGACACCGTTAACCTTGGTTTTGGCGGATTTGTCCCCGGTATTTTTCTTGAGGGATACCTTGGTGACGTCCCCCGTGGTAGTGGAGGCTGTGACTGTGAGCGGCAGCCAGGATTTACCGTTCCAGTACTCCCAGACGACTTCAGGCCACTTGCCGGATTGACCAGAAGCCAGTTGGAGATCGATTTTGAGTGTTGCGGTACCTGCCAGGGCGCACAGCGTGTCGTGCGCCAGATATAAAATGTGGGGGACGGATTTCAACGAGGTAAATAAGGTGAAATCCCGTTCACCGGCGACGTCCGAACTATGGACGGCGTAGCTGTCTTTTGCCGGCCACAAGCTTATGACGTCGGTCAGTTTGGCGCCGGTCAGGCCAATAGCGCTTTCCGTCTCGAAGATCACGGGAGAGGCGGCGGCCGTTCCTGCGCTTGCGCCCAACCGCGTGCCGGCCGGCGCACGGCCGTCCTGGCTGTCGGTCGGAACCTCGAAAACGATGGGTGCGCGAGCGCCTTGCGCCGGGATCAGGCTGATCCCCAGCATATCGAGGAAGGCCAGCAGATTCTTGTCGGGCGCTTTGTTGAGACGCTGGATCACCGCCTGAATCATACGCGCGGTTGTGTGGATCAAAGCCCAGGGCGCACTTCCCTCTTGTACTTGCCACTCGGGAACGTAGGCGGGCAAATGTGAGAGCAGCTCTCGACTGAGGGACTCTGCATCGCGAGGATCGAGTTTGGGTGTAATCTGCTTACGCATTCTGCTGCCCTTCCGCCAGATAAAATGGATAGACCAGGTTGTAGAACGTGTTGGTGGTACGTACCCGATACTCGATGTTCACCAGCAGCTTGCCGTGTTCCTGTGTATCCGGCTTCACGCTTACACTCTGCAGATCGATGCGCGGTTCCCAGGTGATCAGTGCGGTTTCGACACGCTGTTCGATCAACGCCAGTGTCGTCGTGTTGATGGGCTCGAAGATGAAATCTTTCAGTCCGGCGCCGAAATCGGGCCGCATCACACGCTCTCCCGGGGACGTGCCCAGGACGATGCGGATTGCCTGGCGGATGTCGTCTTCGTAGGCCACCATGTTGATCGACCCGTCGCCGACCAACTTGAGGGGGAAGTTCCAGCCGATGCCGAGGAACTCCTTCTTCTGTCCATCCGTTGTTGGTGCCACGACTTAACCTCCAATCAACACATTGGACGATCCGCTGACGATCGCAGCGCCACAACCCGTCATGTCGCCCATGCGCGCAGCCGGTCTGCCGCCGATCATCACCGTTTTGCTCCCCGTGACGATCGGATTCGGTGGATGCGGCCCGGCGTTCGGCGGCATGGCGCAGATGTGGATATCGCCGACAACAGCGGCCGGCAAACTGTTGATGATGACGCTGGATACGCCCGGACCGGCGATGACGCCGGGATGATTGGTCGATTCCGCAATTCTGGCTGCTGGTGGCATTGATGTTTTTCCTCCGGTCAGTTGATTTTTACGGTGCCGGCTTTCACGGAACAGAGCTGACCGCCTTGAACTTGCACGCTGCTGCTGCCTTTGATGCTGATGTTTTTTCCCTCGATGGTGACGTCGGAAGCCTTGAGCGAGATTGAATTCTCGGCCTCGACGGAGATTTTATTGCCCTTGTCGTCGAGCGTTACCTTGGCGCCGCCTCCAGATGTCTCAAGTTCGATGCCTGAGGGATCGATGGTCACCTTGTGCCCGCCGCAGCTGGTAATCGTGATCGATTCGAGGGCATCATCGAGTTCTATTTCGTGTCCCTGCGGCGTGCGTACGATACGTTTGTTGACGGGATCCTGCAGGCCTGTCGCCGGCGGGGAATCCAAGCCATTCCACAGACTGCCCACGATGTACGCTTCTCGGATGTCGCCACGGTTGAACACCACGAGTACTTCGTCCTTTTCCTGGGGGATAAAGTAGGTGCCACGACCAGCTCCCGCCATTGGCACGGCGATGCGCGCCCAGGGTTCGAATTCCGGAACCGTGGGCAGATGTACCTGCACTCGTCCCTGGCCGGTGATGTCCTTGTTGCTGATTACCCAACCTACGCAGATATCGTAAGCGTGTTGCTTCACGCGCCCGTTGAATTGTGCTGAAGTGTTGATCAACCCGTTCAATGGATCGCTTCCTTCCGTAGTCTATGCAAGTGATTGTTCCTGCACGCGAACTGGAATCGCGCCTTGTGTGGGAAGTGGAATCGAGCCAAACCAGATCTCCTTGCGTACTTCGAAACTCGTGCGATATCCGCCGCCGTCGATCGTATGCGTGACGGAGGTCACCCGGTACAGACCACCGAATTCTTCTCCCAATCCTTCCAGGCGCAGAACGGATCCGACTCGAATGCGGGGATTGCCTATTGTGCTTCCCGAACCGGTGAGGCGCTGGTTGAGTTTGGGGATCAATCTGCCAAGGATCACACGCGGGGCAGAAGTGAGAGTTGCTGGTTCGTCGACGAGAGTGACCGTCGCCTCACTAGTGCTTACACCGGTGGAGACGCCGTAACCAGGTGAGATGGACAGATTCAGCGATTGGCGGTCCCAATCCCAGGAGGCGGTGATGGTGAATTCCATCTTGACGTCCGGTTGCCACAAACGCACACTGACCCCCGCGATCTGGCCGACGTTGCTGATGCGTGGAGTGAAGTCGATCAACGATCGCCCGTATTTCAATGTCACGTCTGCCGACAAGTGATCCAGGGGTGACATGAATTGCAGTTGATATCCGCCAAGCGCTCCGCTGTGGTCGACGAACATCTCCCAGCCCATATCACCAGAGATACGTTTGAGAAAATCAAAATCGCTTTCGCCGATTTGTTTCCGTATCAATCTTTGGGCTTGCTCGGGTTCTTTAACCGCGGCGATGGTATCGATGCCTCCGATCAACGCGGCCAGCGCCGCGCCGACAGGATCCACGATCGGTATCAAGCTGTTCTCCACCGCTACCATGTCGATCACGCCCGGGTAGTCGGGTATGGGGAAGTTCCCAAACGTCGGGACCGGGATGGCGAACCAGCGCACCCTGGCGCCTTTCTGCAGCCGGTGGAGACGGTCCTGTGCGGCGATGGTGAGAGTCGGCATACCGCCGCTGGGGAAGCTGGCGTCTTGACTCACGATCTCGCCGACGAAAATCTTTACCAGCGGATCGGGGGCATAGCCCATGTGGAGTTCCAGTTTGTTATCCAAAGCCAGCAGTTCGTGATCCAGCCAACGTAAATTCTCGTTGGCCAGGGAGAGTTCCACCCGGTCGGCACCCTCCAGGCCGCCCTGGTAGCTGATTGCTGTTATGGATGCGCGTAACAAGGCCGGAATCGTCTCGCCGCCGATTTTGAGTTGGAATTCGGGGGCAAAACGCGGATTGGCCATCAACTGTGGACCTCACCAGTTTGGGGATCGCGGAATGGCAGCTGCGGCAGGGTCAGGCGCGTCCCCACCGGGATGTTGCGCGGATTGAGGATTCCGTTAAACAAGGCGATGGGTCGCCAGAGTGAGGCGTCTCCATAGGCGCGGGCGGCGATTTCACTCAGCGTTTCGTTCTGCGAGACGACGTAGGTCTTGGAGAAATCACCCGTTTCGCGCTTGACTTCCTTTGCTTCCAATTCTGTGTTGCGAAACTCGTTGAAAGTGACCTGCAAGCGGGCGCGCACCGGGATGCCGTCCTCTTTGAACATGGTGAAACGCTGATTGGCACGGGCGAGGACGCAAGTGAAGGAGAGCGAGCCCCAGGTGAAGACCAGTACCGGCGGCGCATGGGTGCTCGGGTCGATGTCCATCAGGTCGGTGATTTTGCGGGTCAATTCCCGCACATCCTGTCCGGATTGGTTCAAGGTCATGCTGCCCTGCTTGTGTTGCTCGTAGGTGTCGAGGAACAGCTCCATTTCCAGCGTTTGCATTTGGCCGTGCACGAATTGCAGGATGGGAGCACTTAAGCCAGGCACGTCTGCCTGGGCGTAATTGACGTCCTTGTTGACGGTGTACTCCTCGGGGTTGAACATCACCGAGATACGCTCGCGTGTGACGGTGTTGGCGATCACGGCTTTCTCCAATGCCATAGTCAAGACCTCCCCATTCGTTCACGCTGGGCAACAATCCGCCGGTCGATGGTACGAATCACTTCATTCGCCAGATGGTTGACGTCAATGGGTTTACGAGGTGCGGAACGGAAATGATCACAGGTAGAAGGCTCTTTTCGCTGTAACGGACTGCCCTTTGTCGTTGAACCAGCGGGTGTTGTGCTCTCAACGGCGTCGGTATGCACTGGACGGCGAAGCACGCGGGGTAAAGGCGGATATGAGCGCTCGATCTGTGGTCTGGCGGAATCCCAATCACCGTTGGCTCGAGGCGGTACGAAGCCATCTTTTGTGGGCGTAACGGATGCCGTTCGAGTTTCGATGCGCTCGTGATGGATGACCGTCAGATTCGCAACCTTGTGCGGCTGAATTGTTATGCATGGGGAAAGCGTCAGTGCCAAGCGTGATTTCAGGATTACCGGCGATTGATGGTGGATGGATTGTATGCGCAACGTGCTGGATTGTCGTGCAAATATCAAGCCCACACGCGACCATCGACCAGGCATTTCTTGATAACGGCACGAGATTGATCGGAAGAATTCCAGCCCCCGATTGTATTGAAGATGTCTGCGTGGAAGACTGGCGAATCCGTCCGTTGCCGGTGAATCGCAGCGGTTTATTTTCGATTTTTTTGGTGATTGCACGTGTGACTTCATTCCCCATTCATCCGTCGATTGATATTCGAAATCTGTTCTACCCAGCGCCGGCGATCGCCGTGTTCCAGGTGCATGACATCGTCGTGCGGCCAATGGAAGTGGTAGGCGATAAAGGCTACCTCCTCGGAAAGTTGATCAAGGGGGTAGCCTAAGACCCCCCCAATGTTGACCGCTCCAATTCGAACGCGTGCTGGCACTGCGGACAGACCACCGGTAGATGGCCGTTGTCCAACTGGTTGATCTCGTTATAGAGGTCCTGCAGATAGGCAAGATCGGTTGCATACAGGTTCTCGATAACCTTGGGGTTGATGGACGACACACCTTCCAGATCGGTGATGACCCTGGAGAGCAGGATGATCACCAGGTAAGCTGGATTCTTGACCACGCGAGGATCTTTGAGCGGCAGGATCTCGTCCGCTGCCGTTGCCCGTCGCATAATGCCCTGGCGGTGCATGCTGCCCTCTTCATCCAGGTAACCGCAGGGCAGGCTGAACTCGAATTCGGTTTGGAACATCTTTTCCTCCACACTCGTTTGTGCTAGCTGCTGACGCGCTCGACTCCCTCATGCGCCAGTTCCAGGGTCTCGATGGCCACATCGGTGCCTTCGGCGTTGAAATCCGGGCCGTCGTATTTGGCCGGCCAGGCGTTGTAGAAATTCCAACGCACTTTCTCGTTGCCCTGTCGGTCCAGCAGGACGATCGAGCCGTTCACGCGCTTGGCCGAGGAATCGCCGTCGACCCATTGTTTGTGCCAGTCGTACAGTTCGGCATCGTCTGTGATTCCCCATTTGAGGGTGATGTTGGAGTATTTCACGGGCCCCGGAAGTTTGCGGAACGCCGCGTCTCCTCCTTCACGATGATCGATGACCTCGATGGAAGAGTCGAAACCGCTGCACTCCTGAAAATATGCCCGATTGATGCCATCGATTTCGACGGCGAAATTGAAATTGCCGTACGGATCTATCCGTTTTGCTGTTGCCATGATTCAGCTCCTTTTACGCTCACGACTCGCTGATCTCGGCGCCGCCGTCCCATAGGCCGATGCGCACGATGATGAACTCGGCCGGATAGGAAGGCCGCACGCCGATCTCGATATACAAGCGTCCCAATTTACGCGTGCTGTCCGGGTTCAACGCTTCATCGATGCGCACGTAGAAGGCCTTGTCGGCGCTCTCGCCAAACAGAGCCCCGCTGCGCCAGACTCGAGTGAGGAATTCCGAGATGGTGCGCTTGAGTTTGCCCCACAGTTCCAGGTTGTTGGGTTCGAACACCGCCCAGCGGATGCCCTCCTGGATCGACTCCTCGAGGTAGAGCATCAGCCGCCGGATGGGGACGTAAAGCCAGTCGGTGATGGTGGGATCGACGGTGGTGCGCGCGCCCCACACGGTCACCTGGCCGGAACCGGGGAAGATGCGCAGGACGTTGACGCCGGCCAGGTTGAGCGGTCCTTGCTGCCGGTCGCTGAGCAGGCGCTCCAGGCCCAGGACCCCGCGCACATCGGTGTTGGCCGGGGCCTTGTGTACTCCGCGCTCATCGTCGGTGCGGGCGTAGACGCCGGCCATGTGGCCCGAAGGAGGCACGTACATGGTACGCGCCTGCGCCCGGGTGCTGGTCGGATCGCGCACCTCCAGCCAGGGATAATACAGGGCGGCAAATCCGCGGGTCGACTGCACCTCCTGGCGCTGATCGCGTACGCTGTTCGTGCCGGAGGGCGGCATGTCTTTCTCCGAGTCCAGGATGGCAAATCGCTCCAGCATGGTCAGACAGTGGGTGATCATCGCTTTCTGGATCGTCTTGCGCTCGGGGTGGGCGGCGGCATCGGGGATGCAGATCAGGTTGACGTCGTCCACGTCGCGCAGCGCTTTCAAGCCGTCCTGGTATTCTACGGATGTGAGCCCGGAGGGTTGATCGTCCGCGCCACCGGCGAGATTGGTTGGGCCCGAGGGGCTGATCAAATACGCTTTGTATCCGCTTGCGCTGGGCGCCGTCGTCGGTTTTTTCAGCGCGACCAGCTTGGATTCGATCAAATCGGTGTTGAAGACGTAGCGCGGATGGTAGGGATTGAGCGACAGGTTCTCGAAGCGTTCCTCAGTGAGCGTGCTCGTGGTGGAGGTCGGCGGTGTGACGATCAGGCGGAACTCCTGGGGAATGAGGATCGGCGCGTCGACGGTCGCTTTTAGATTGAAGGTCTTGGCAATTTTAGGCGTCGACTCGAGCGTGACGAAACCGGCGCCATCCACGTTTTGGACGATGAGATATGCTTCGATCGTGTTGCCCGTGTTGTTGGCGTCATCGCCCTGCAGCAGCACGACCGTGCCAGGGTACAGGCCGGTGGCGTCCTCGACGCGGAATGTCGTCTGTCCGGGGATGATGTCGGCGATGCGGATGCCGTCGTTGGCCGCCGGCGCCACGGCCAGCTTTCGATCCAGGGTGAAGACGTAATTCGCCCCGGAGCTTTGCATGGAGCTGATCGTGGCCAGTTTGTTGTTGTGATCGATGACGTCGCCGGGCCGGAACTTGGCTGCGTCAGCGGCGCTGACGGTGATGGTGGTGTACTCCGTCCCGGAGGTACTGGTCGTCGTACTGCCTGCGATCACGGTGGCTTTCCCGGTGGACAAGACGCGGATGGATGTCAACGATAAAGCGGTCGCCGCGGCGGGGAGCATGTTGTACTTTTTTGTAGGCGCATTTTTCAAGGTCACAAGGTTGGTTGTGGGATCCACGCTCTTGATTGTGACTCGCTCGCTGATTGCCGTGCCTGGATTGTCGGCATCATCGCCGGAGAGAAGTGCAATGTCATCGCTGTTAAGACCTTCGGTGCTGTTCGTGCGCAAGGTTATCGTGGGCGTTAACACATCGGCAATTCGTAGTGTGTCGCCACTGGCTAATCCTGCGATTGCGGCCTTGAGCGTCAACTTGCTGCCTTGAATTTTCTCGATCTCTTT
Above is a genomic segment from Anaerolineales bacterium containing:
- a CDS encoding LysM peptidoglycan-binding domain-containing protein yields the protein MALEKAVIANTVTRERISVMFNPEEYTVNKDVNYAQADVPGLSAPILQFVHGQMQTLEMELFLDTYEQHKQGSMTLNQSGQDVRELTRKITDLMDIDPSTHAPPVLVFTWGSLSFTCVLARANQRFTMFKEDGIPVRARLQVTFNEFRNTELEAKEVKRETGDFSKTYVVSQNETLSEIAARAYGDASLWRPIALFNGILNPRNIPVGTRLTLPQLPFRDPQTGEVHS
- a CDS encoding GPW/gp25 family protein, with amino-acid sequence MAPTTDGQKKEFLGIGWNFPLKLVGDGSINMVAYEDDIRQAIRIVLGTSPGERVMRPDFGAGLKDFIFEPINTTTLALIEQRVETALITWEPRIDLQSVSVKPDTQEHGKLLVNIEYRVRTTNTFYNLVYPFYLAEGQQNA
- a CDS encoding baseplate J/gp47 family protein, whose product is MPLPLPNLDDRRWADLVEESRSLIPRFAPSWTDHNVHDPGITLMELFAWLAEMSIYRLSQVPERHLRKFLSLIGVIPRPPHPAQALLKFEPDSGTAPFTLPAGTVFEANQGTKGTVPFYLRRDLTVVTSKLAAFQVESDTGIRDRWRILRAGSPIAPFGSNPRTGAAFYLGFDENLPHGKSISLGFRFAVDKTDLEERLRILEEVVAQEWAYRQLRPGTPCDLWGRTRGNVDGTPLPPHHSVRLTWEFFAADGGGSWQALVPESGQVMDDTRTLTLDGTLRFVLPSAMKAVALGEAEKELYYLRCRLAHGAYDYAPRIAEVGLNSVEVEQATPAWQRFPIAAGSVVNGPLPTSGDVTRLTFTLDATGTITELTFNPNAQTWPHVRVLSYGGPTVTDPGAIALELVHLDEGTGETWQKLNLTPIVAGSTQLFTLAEASGNLQWQAWERCTDFDSSQRTDLHYTLDPTNGEIVFGDGQRGCTPKSGSPVLAIYQITQTTQGNLPKNTILELADTPLNPPVLAMLPPTTLSQLTRIASLLGPATSGAAAETTYQAIGRAVEILWAHERLQTLCEQYGCKTLDQIPDPAVLAVAPPTRAVNELDFERLALSVPGTRVKRAYALSNFHPDYPQREAPGVVSVAIVPELPDTRPRPSRGLRRAVYCYLEWRRLVTTQIKVVGPRYVEVRVRAEVQPCEGVDRNKLRTAIIAALDQFMDPLEGGPNGEGWPFGRDVYRSEILQVIDDVPGVDYVVRLTLFSNPGGTVSGNLSVGPLYLVTPGKHDIEVVGYEC
- a CDS encoding phage tail protein, which translates into the protein MATAKRIDPYGNFNFAVEIDGINRAYFQECSGFDSSIEVIDHREGGDAAFRKLPGPVKYSNITLKWGITDDAELYDWHKQWVDGDSSAKRVNGSIVLLDRQGNEKVRWNFYNAWPAKYDGPDFNAEGTDVAIETLELAHEGVERVSS
- a CDS encoding putative baseplate assembly protein, producing MRKQITPKLDPRDAESLSRELLSHLPAYVPEWQVQEGSAPWALIHTTARMIQAVIQRLNKAPDKNLLAFLDMLGISLIPAQGARAPIVFEVPTDSQDGRAPAGTRLGASAGTAAASPVIFETESAIGLTGAKLTDVISLWPAKDSYAVHSSDVAGERDFTLFTSLKSVPHILYLAHDTLCALAGTATLKIDLQLASGQSGKWPEVVWEYWNGKSWLPLTVTASTTTGDVTKVSLKKNTGDKSAKTKVNGVNAYWVRGRLSKPLTPATNATLPQLEKIELLSKIDQKSLEADQAMSEGTSLDLTKAFLPLGQAPRPGAVFYFSCEEAFSKPGAQVSISFTKAELPETEADAKSKQFEASVDAARKYLQDAADKAAKVAYDAGQQLYNALNPNAAILLKSRNKELDDARKKLVSQTSTDSLIDRIKKVQEAVKNVQDAIAIVWNLANTPVAVLLPSFDIQDIKDEVDSANKILTALSKLGPTTAVLSTSGKTFEVTGPQLAWEYWNGSQWEALLGPAKGDKAAINFKADTDSNNKISFTVPSDWVAKEVDGVTTRWMRVRLAKGSYDRLRIVSWYDQQEKRTNALPILEARPPMLESFSLGYSYTPITKSPPQYCLCYNDFQYVEHSKTPLGGSSFTPFRPISDRTPALYLGFDKPLPVDVIGLYCDIADEKGETATPLLTWEMWDGLAWQELTVTDETADLTRPGMVSFIAETSAVTPREATISKASGAQVVVTEALEAARFEAGDRVYLKQNKTGEMAIVDSVKGSTIQLAVPLGNTYSGGQIQLSDLPRFGTPRTWVRARLKEDGEPPFAKFSGLYLNAVWATERQTFTDEVMGSSNEQADQVFFFKQAPVLAGAQIEVRELSGARAHVELPLLIEELEKQGLTEDDVRTVKDKRTDRVNEVWVSWQVRPHLYFSGSDDRHCMIEQARGRLIFGDGNLGKIPPAGANNILARRYQAGGGKTGNVKTRAIKQLLGLAFPAQSVFNPRAAEGGADGETLAAVRYRGPEAVRHRWRAVSALDYESLAKEASPGVALARALPTTDASGNYARGWVSVIIVPRSKAAQPQPSAELKRRVKRYLAARAPAGIAGIHVADPTYLLVGVTTTVAPCDIQEAGIVEQRVRATLKAFLHPLSGGPDGTGWPFGRDVYLSDLAAMLEALEGVDYVKELSFSIGGTNQGEHVPVPTNRLVAAGTIHIRLSAPESSER
- a CDS encoding phage baseplate assembly protein V, whose amino-acid sequence is MNGLINTSAQFNGRVKQHAYDICVGWVISNKDITGQGRVQVHLPTVPEFEPWARIAVPMAGAGRGTYFIPQEKDEVLVVFNRGDIREAYIVGSLWNGLDSPPATGLQDPVNKRIVRTPQGHEIELDDALESITITSCGGHKVTIDPSGIELETSGGGAKVTLDDKGNKISVEAENSISLKASDVTIEGKNISIKGSSSVQVQGGQLCSVKAGTVKIN
- a CDS encoding PAAR domain-containing protein, with the protein product MPPAARIAESTNHPGVIAGPGVSSVIINSLPAAVVGDIHICAMPPNAGPHPPNPIVTGSKTVMIGGRPAARMGDMTGCGAAIVSGSSNVLIGG